A region from the Mercenaria mercenaria strain notata unplaced genomic scaffold, MADL_Memer_1 contig_1584, whole genome shotgun sequence genome encodes:
- the LOC128551718 gene encoding uncharacterized protein LOC128551718 — MDDFIKTYFASGMKYREILLCLEKINGFKVSLRSLKRILSRMNLFRRINKSDELSVGLYVMENVMTSSKQLGYKMMHQKLLQEGYVVTQETVRLMMHICDKEGIEQRRRTRLQRRMYLNLGPNYLWHIDGYDKLKPYGLCINGAIDGFSRFIIWLEVHKTNSDPKIIAGYFMNAVKHLQGCPTRARSDYGTENVYIRQMVIFLRDQRDEQLTNSCFLQGSSNHNQRIERWWGILRNENVQYWIDFFTMLKSTGDFNGSFLDKAVLQFCFMDLIQEELNSIVKLWNNHRIRPSSNPNQPYGRPFLMYHCPGMFGCQDYLCRTSEAQVNLCLEESIQKGNVTCDETVFELCTIIMSDHNMMPAKTADDAALLYQFLRREILNELHQV; from the exons ATGGatgactttataaaaacatattttgcatctGGTATGAAATACCGTGAAATATTActttgtcttgaaaaaataaatgggtTTAAAGTTTCTTTACGAAGCCTTAAACGGATATTGTCACGTATGAACTTATTTAGACGCATAAATAAAAGTGATGAGCTTAGTGTTGGTCTCTATGTCATGGAAAATGTAATGACATCCAGCAAACAACTTGGATACAAGATGATGCATCAGAAACTCCTTCAAGAGGGATACGTTGTTACACAAGAAACAGTTCGCCTGATGATGCATATTTGTGACAAAGAAGGTATTGAACAGAGAAGGAGAACTCGTCTTCAACGTCGGATGTACCTGAATCTTGGACCTAATTATTTATGGCATATCGACGGGTATGATAAATTGAAACCGTACGGGCTGTGTATCAACGGAGCTATCGATGGATTTTCTCGTTTCATAATATGGCTTGAGGTGCACAAAACAAACAGCGATCCTAAGATAATTGCTGGTTATTTTATGAATGCTGTGAAACATTTGCAAGGCTGTCCAACGCGTGCTAGGTCAGATTATGGCACCGAGAATGTTTACATTCGACAGATGGTCATTTTTCTTAGGGATCAGAGAGACGAACAGTTAACAAACAGTTGTTTTTTACAAGGATCAAGTAACCATAATCAAAGAATTGAGCGTTGGTGGGGTATACTTCGAAATGAAAATGTTCAGTACTGGATAGATTTTTTCACAATGCTGAAAAGTACTGGTGATTTCAACGGAAGCTTCCTTGATAAGGCTGTTCTGCAGTTTTGTTTCATGGACTTAATTCAG gaagaaCTTAACTCTATAGTTAAACTGTGGAATAACCATCGTATAAGACCATCAAGCAATCCAAATCAGCCATACGGAAGACCATTTTTGATGTATCATTGTCCTGGTATGTTCGGCTGTCAGGATTACCTTTGTCGTACATCTGAAGCACAGGTGAACTTGTGTCTTGAGGAAAGTATTCAAAAGGGAAATGTTACATGTGACGAAACGGTGTTTGAACTGTGTACCATCATCATGTCGGACCATAATATGATGCCTGCCAAAACAGCAGACGATGCTGCACTGCTTTACCAATTTCTCCGACgggaaatattaaatgaacttcACCAGGTCTAA